A part of Haloarchaeobius sp. HME9146 genomic DNA contains:
- a CDS encoding TIGR00341 family protein, whose translation MRLVRVLARDERVDDLVEVLQDEDVDYVITSEAREDDDAVLIEFPIPIQAVDYVLDRLRDAGLDDERYTVISTAETAKTSHYDELEDRFVAGVEEDDTVASEEIRGKALGMHRNALTYYSMTGLSAIVAAVGLLLDSPAIVVGAMVIAPQVGRALITSVGMALGDRQMLKLGVRTQLAGYAAAIVGATVLGVTIRYGQLLPVSLHVSGIGQVAKRISPGLLSFVVAVCSGAAGAFGLATALPVSLVGVMIAAALIPAAAAVGIGLAWGAPSVAIGAFVLLVANAVAVNLSGFAVLWYLGYRPDGWDGLSGRRSAREYWPTFVTLVALLLVVTAAGTVLTGKAAFDTQTNDAVSETLDRSEYEALELVAVQTEMTGFDHGPTDGARGVTVVVNRPADEQFPDLASTIEAAVERQTGTDVTVSVEFQEVQSSGRDGRD comes from the coding sequence ATGCGACTGGTCCGGGTCCTGGCGAGAGACGAACGGGTGGACGACCTCGTCGAAGTGTTGCAGGACGAGGACGTGGATTACGTCATCACCTCCGAGGCGCGGGAGGACGACGACGCCGTCTTGATCGAGTTCCCCATCCCGATTCAGGCGGTCGATTACGTCCTCGACCGGCTGCGCGATGCGGGGCTGGACGACGAGCGCTACACCGTCATCTCGACGGCCGAGACGGCGAAGACCAGCCACTACGACGAACTGGAGGACCGGTTCGTCGCGGGCGTCGAGGAGGACGATACGGTCGCCAGCGAGGAGATACGCGGGAAGGCCCTCGGGATGCACCGCAATGCACTCACCTACTACTCGATGACCGGCCTGAGCGCCATCGTGGCGGCCGTGGGGCTGTTGCTCGATTCGCCGGCCATCGTCGTCGGGGCGATGGTCATCGCGCCACAGGTCGGTCGCGCCCTCATCACCAGCGTCGGCATGGCACTCGGCGACCGACAGATGCTGAAACTCGGTGTCCGGACCCAGCTGGCGGGCTACGCCGCCGCCATCGTCGGGGCGACCGTCCTCGGGGTCACGATACGGTACGGCCAGCTCTTGCCCGTGAGTCTGCACGTCTCCGGAATCGGGCAGGTGGCCAAGCGCATCTCGCCGGGCTTGCTCTCGTTCGTGGTCGCGGTCTGTTCGGGTGCGGCCGGCGCGTTCGGCCTCGCGACCGCGCTCCCCGTCTCGCTCGTCGGTGTGATGATCGCCGCGGCGCTCATCCCGGCCGCCGCCGCGGTCGGTATCGGGCTCGCCTGGGGTGCGCCGTCGGTCGCCATCGGCGCGTTCGTCCTCCTCGTGGCGAACGCGGTGGCCGTGAACCTCTCCGGTTTCGCGGTGTTGTGGTACCTGGGTTACCGGCCCGACGGCTGGGACGGGCTGTCGGGCCGTCGGTCTGCCCGCGAGTACTGGCCGACGTTCGTGACGCTCGTGGCCCTCCTCCTCGTCGTGACTGCGGCTGGAACGGTTCTCACGGGCAAGGCGGCGTTCGACACGCAGACCAACGACGCCGTCTCCGAGACCCTCGACCGGTCCGAGTACGAGGCGCTCGAACTGGTCGCGGTCCAGACCGAGATGACCGGGTTCGACCACGGGCCGACCGACGGGGCACGGGGCGTGACGGTGGTGGTCAACAGACCGGCCGACGAGCAGTTCCCCGACCTCGCATCGACCATCGAAGCCGCGGTCGAACGACAGACGGGGACCGACGTGACCGTCTCCGTCGAGTTCCAGGAGGTCCAGTCGTCGGGGCGTGACGGCCGAGACTGA
- a CDS encoding DUF357 domain-containing protein — protein sequence MAADLHEKTNRYHDLLEEALDVAEVAPQTDTPMGQAALECLEMAQSYLDDGEHFREHDDWVNALAAFSYGHAWLDAGARIGLFEVPREGHLFTV from the coding sequence ATGGCCGCGGACCTGCACGAGAAGACGAACCGGTACCACGACCTCCTCGAAGAGGCCCTCGACGTGGCAGAGGTCGCGCCGCAGACGGACACGCCGATGGGTCAGGCCGCCCTGGAGTGCCTGGAGATGGCGCAGTCCTACCTCGACGACGGCGAGCACTTCCGCGAGCATGACGACTGGGTGAACGCCCTGGCGGCGTTCTCGTACGGCCACGCCTGGCTGGACGCGGGCGCGAGAATCGGCCTGTTCGAAGTGCCGCGAGAGGGCCACCTGTTCACCGTGTGA
- a CDS encoding winged helix-turn-helix domain-containing protein codes for MEAVLWYVLTGTRGGENRVRILRALDERPRNANQLAEDLDLDYKTVRHHLDVLSDNDIVKDSGDDYGAIYLPTDQARHHWDTVEDIMAKVE; via the coding sequence ATGGAGGCGGTCCTGTGGTACGTGTTGACCGGGACGCGCGGTGGTGAGAACCGTGTCCGAATCCTGCGTGCCCTCGACGAACGACCGCGGAACGCCAACCAACTCGCGGAGGACCTCGACCTCGACTACAAGACGGTTCGACATCACCTCGACGTGCTCAGTGACAACGACATCGTGAAAGACAGCGGTGACGACTACGGGGCCATCTACCTGCCGACCGACCAGGCCCGCCACCACTGGGACACCGTCGAGGACATCATGGCAAAGGTGGAGTGA
- a CDS encoding transcription initiation factor IIB family protein, whose product MSDTTTRTNTGEAEKRLQQEERTVCPECSGALVQDSEHGEIVCGECGLVVEEVNIDHGPEWRAFDSKEKDEKSRVGAPTTKMMHDDGLSTNIGWQDKDAYGRALTARQRQKMQRLRTWNERFRTRDSKERNLKQALGEIDRMASSLGLPANVRETASVIYRRALNEDLLPGRSIEGVATAALYASARQAGTPRSLDEMAMVSRVDKMELTRTYRYIVRELKLEIKPADPENYVPRFASELGLSDESERRARLLLENARQAGIHSGKSPVGLAAAAVYAAALLTNEKVTQNQVSDVANISEVTIRNRYKELLDASDASLTTL is encoded by the coding sequence ATGAGCGATACAACAACCCGGACCAACACTGGCGAGGCAGAGAAGCGACTCCAGCAGGAAGAGCGGACCGTCTGCCCCGAGTGCAGTGGTGCACTGGTGCAGGACAGCGAACACGGTGAGATCGTCTGTGGCGAATGCGGTCTCGTGGTCGAGGAGGTGAACATCGACCACGGGCCCGAATGGCGCGCGTTCGACTCGAAAGAGAAGGACGAGAAGTCGCGCGTCGGTGCTCCGACGACGAAGATGATGCACGACGACGGGCTCTCGACCAACATCGGCTGGCAGGACAAAGACGCCTACGGACGGGCCCTGACCGCACGCCAGCGCCAGAAGATGCAGCGCCTCCGCACCTGGAACGAGCGCTTCCGCACCCGCGACTCGAAAGAGCGCAACCTGAAGCAGGCACTCGGCGAGATCGACCGGATGGCGTCCTCGCTCGGCCTCCCGGCCAACGTCCGCGAGACCGCCTCGGTCATCTACCGTCGCGCACTCAACGAGGACCTGCTCCCGGGCCGCTCCATCGAGGGCGTCGCTACCGCCGCCCTGTACGCGTCCGCGCGCCAGGCCGGCACGCCCCGGTCGCTCGACGAGATGGCGATGGTCAGCCGCGTCGACAAGATGGAGCTGACCCGGACGTACCGCTACATCGTCCGCGAGCTCAAACTCGAGATCAAGCCCGCCGACCCCGAGAACTACGTGCCCCGGTTCGCGAGCGAACTCGGCCTCTCGGACGAGTCCGAGCGCCGCGCGCGCCTCCTGCTGGAGAACGCGCGCCAGGCTGGCATCCACTCCGGGAAGTCGCCGGTCGGCCTCGCGGCAGCCGCCGTGTACGCGGCCGCCCTGCTGACGAACGAGAAGGTCACGCAGAACCAGGTCTCGGACGTGGCGAACATCTCCGAGGTTACCATCCGGAACCGGTACAAGGAGCTGCTAGACGCCTCGGACGCGTCGCTCACGACCCTCTGA
- a CDS encoding translation initiation factor IF-2 subunit beta — protein sequence MGYEDHLDRAIEESSDVESTGDRFEVPDPTVRQEGKMSVYENFADTVDVLNREAGHVMKFLQNELGTSGHIDESGRARLTGSFKESRVADALDAYVAGYVTCSECGSPDTHLQERQGTTVLKCDACGALSSVNQG from the coding sequence ATGGGCTACGAAGACCACCTGGATCGCGCAATCGAGGAGTCCTCGGACGTCGAGTCCACAGGTGACCGCTTCGAGGTCCCCGACCCGACGGTCCGTCAGGAGGGGAAGATGAGCGTCTACGAGAACTTCGCAGACACCGTCGACGTGCTCAACCGCGAGGCCGGTCACGTCATGAAGTTCCTCCAGAACGAGCTGGGAACCAGCGGCCACATCGACGAGAGCGGACGGGCCCGGCTCACGGGCTCGTTCAAGGAGTCCCGGGTCGCCGACGCGCTGGACGCGTACGTCGCCGGGTACGTCACGTGTAGCGAGTGCGGCTCACCCGACACGCATCTGCAGGAACGACAGGGGACGACCGTGCTGAAATGCGACGCCTGCGGGGCACTGTCGTCGGTCAACCAGGGCTGA
- a CDS encoding UPF0058 family protein: MKKQELIHLHGLLAEVSNHYDTRTEDDLSLDEYESLGIRPTSIHKSKTDHKAAVFALATGITSDMHEEQTEETVAVSAD; encoded by the coding sequence ATGAAGAAGCAGGAGCTCATTCACCTTCACGGCCTGCTCGCAGAGGTAAGCAATCACTACGACACACGGACAGAGGACGACCTCTCTCTGGACGAATACGAATCCCTGGGGATTCGCCCAACTTCCATCCACAAATCGAAAACCGACCACAAAGCAGCAGTCTTTGCGCTGGCGACCGGAATCACTTCGGACATGCACGAGGAGCAGACCGAAGAGACCGTCGCCGTCTCCGCAGACTGA
- a CDS encoding DUF555 domain-containing protein, producing the protein MNCRVVVEAAVPVYDVETEDEAIRIAISKTGEMLNPDLNYVEINMGSRTSPGGEELPPAFIAADEALVALELEMTVFNVEREEHASRIARKEIGQRLTNIPLEVLEVEVIEEDDDEDDEAEAESAELESEAEVSSTDGGEVAEQEPDEDDDVLPEFEDLIE; encoded by the coding sequence ATGAACTGCAGAGTGGTCGTCGAGGCTGCAGTGCCGGTTTACGACGTGGAAACAGAGGACGAGGCGATTCGCATCGCCATCTCGAAGACGGGAGAGATGCTGAATCCCGACCTCAACTACGTCGAGATCAACATGGGCTCGCGCACCTCACCCGGGGGTGAGGAGCTTCCGCCCGCCTTCATCGCGGCCGACGAAGCACTCGTGGCACTCGAACTGGAGATGACCGTGTTCAACGTCGAGCGCGAGGAACACGCCTCCCGCATCGCGCGCAAGGAGATCGGACAGCGACTGACGAACATCCCGCTGGAGGTTCTGGAAGTCGAGGTCATCGAAGAAGACGACGACGAGGACGACGAGGCCGAAGCCGAGTCAGCGGAGCTCGAGAGCGAAGCAGAGGTGAGCAGCACGGATGGCGGCGAGGTCGCCGAGCAGGAGCCGGACGAGGACGACGACGTGCTCCCCGAGTTCGAAGACCTCATCGAATAA
- a CDS encoding DNA-3-methyladenine glycosylase, with translation MESGTISLSTLSGGFDAHVTLESGQSYLWRREDGRMYEGDDEGSPWYYTVLDLDEKDHDVTPVPDDEAEPTVVRVRVTDEAVEWEASCDAHDLVTHLLRLDDDLDRIIADAPDRDLVHEAYDAHRGLRLVRDPPFGCLVSFICSAQMRVERIHEMVSSLARAYGDEVEFDGRTYHAFPRPEQLAATTEQDLRDLGLGYRAPYVQRTAEMVASGEAHPADFFDMEYEAARDAMTTFVGVGDKVADCILLFSLGYLEAIPLDTWMQTVVSDYYPECDRGNYAETSRALRETFGGEYAGYVQTYVFHLLRTRED, from the coding sequence ATGGAATCCGGGACGATATCGCTGTCTACGCTCTCCGGCGGGTTCGACGCACACGTGACGCTCGAAAGCGGCCAGTCCTACCTCTGGCGACGCGAGGACGGCCGGATGTACGAGGGCGACGACGAGGGCTCGCCCTGGTACTACACCGTGCTCGACCTGGACGAGAAGGACCACGACGTGACACCGGTTCCCGACGACGAAGCGGAACCGACCGTGGTCCGCGTCCGCGTGACCGACGAGGCCGTCGAGTGGGAGGCCTCCTGTGACGCGCACGACCTCGTGACACACCTCCTGCGCCTCGACGACGACCTCGACCGCATCATCGCCGATGCACCCGACCGCGACCTCGTGCACGAGGCCTACGACGCCCATCGCGGGCTCCGGCTCGTGCGTGACCCGCCCTTTGGCTGTCTCGTCTCGTTCATCTGTTCGGCCCAGATGCGCGTCGAGCGCATCCACGAGATGGTCTCCTCGCTCGCGCGCGCCTACGGCGACGAGGTCGAATTCGACGGCCGAACGTACCACGCGTTCCCCCGCCCGGAGCAGCTCGCCGCGACCACCGAGCAGGACCTCCGCGACCTCGGTCTCGGCTACCGCGCGCCCTACGTCCAGCGGACCGCCGAGATGGTCGCCTCGGGCGAGGCCCACCCCGCCGACTTCTTCGACATGGAGTACGAGGCCGCACGCGACGCCATGACGACGTTCGTCGGGGTCGGCGACAAGGTGGCCGACTGCATCCTCCTGTTCTCGCTGGGCTACCTCGAGGCCATCCCGCTCGACACCTGGATGCAGACCGTGGTGTCTGACTACTACCCCGAGTGCGACCGGGGCAACTACGCCGAGACCTCCCGCGCACTTCGCGAGACCTTCGGCGGCGAGTACGCCGGCTACGTCCAGACGTACGTGTTCCACCTGCTCAGAACGCGCGAGGACTGA
- a CDS encoding NAD-dependent epimerase/dehydratase family protein yields the protein MHYFLTGATGFVGGRLARRLVDDGHEVTALVRSPGKATDLEEYGVELVAGDITDGSSMREAMAGTDGVFHLAAWYRLGVDDPELAEQVNVEGTRNVLELVDKLDIPKAVYTSTLAVNSDTHGVRVDEDYRFEGEHLSIYDETKWRAHYEVADPMADDGVPIVTVMPGVIYGPGDTSQMRDLWVDWLQGDLPVIPRETAYCWSHVDDVVDAHVAAMEEGEPGEDYIIAGEPYTLVEAMAIASNIVGKEAPRAISPRWFRGMAMLAGVAERFVSLPETYSSEALRVLGGATYLGDNAKAKRELGLQHRPFQDGLREVLEHEQAQLGLE from the coding sequence ATGCACTATTTTCTCACCGGTGCGACCGGGTTCGTCGGGGGCAGACTCGCCCGACGGCTGGTCGACGACGGCCACGAGGTGACGGCGCTCGTCCGGTCACCCGGGAAGGCGACCGACCTCGAGGAGTACGGCGTCGAACTCGTCGCCGGCGACATCACCGACGGGTCGAGCATGCGCGAGGCGATGGCGGGCACCGACGGCGTGTTCCACCTCGCCGCGTGGTACCGTCTCGGCGTCGACGACCCCGAACTGGCCGAGCAGGTCAACGTCGAGGGCACCCGGAACGTCCTCGAACTCGTCGACAAACTCGACATCCCGAAGGCCGTGTACACCAGCACGCTCGCCGTCAACTCCGACACCCACGGCGTGCGCGTGGACGAGGACTACCGATTCGAGGGCGAGCACCTCTCCATCTACGACGAGACGAAGTGGCGCGCACACTACGAGGTCGCCGACCCGATGGCCGACGATGGCGTCCCCATCGTGACCGTGATGCCGGGCGTCATCTACGGCCCCGGGGACACCAGCCAGATGCGTGACCTCTGGGTCGACTGGCTGCAGGGCGACCTCCCCGTCATCCCCCGCGAGACCGCCTACTGCTGGTCGCACGTCGACGACGTCGTGGACGCCCACGTCGCCGCGATGGAAGAGGGAGAGCCAGGCGAGGACTACATCATCGCGGGCGAGCCCTACACGCTGGTCGAGGCCATGGCGATCGCGAGCAACATCGTCGGCAAGGAGGCCCCGCGGGCCATCTCGCCGCGCTGGTTCCGGGGGATGGCGATGCTGGCGGGCGTCGCGGAACGGTTCGTCTCGCTCCCCGAGACCTACAGTTCCGAAGCCCTGCGCGTGCTCGGCGGCGCGACGTACCTGGGCGACAACGCGAAGGCCAAGCGCGAACTCGGACTGCAGCACCGACCCTTCCAGGACGGCCTCAGGGAGGTCCTGGAGCACGAACAGGCGCAGCTCGGGCTGGAGTGA
- a CDS encoding shikimate kinase, which yields MDGHGRATAPAAGTVLNALANGRGCAFAIDLETTAEVTLDDSGTFRGEVAEAADADTRLIERCAELAVERWGDDETTGAQVTTESEVPMAAGLKSSSAAANATVVATCDALGVDPDPTDACRVGVQAARDTGVTVTGAFDDASASMLGGVTVTDNTQDELLAREEVDWDVLVWWPDQQAFSADADVDRCKRIAPMADLVAELALDGRYGEAMTVNGFAFCGALGFPTDPMLEALPDVDGVSLSGTGPSYVAVGDRDTLESLADTWNERDGETWLTTTRPNGCQTT from the coding sequence ATGGACGGTCACGGCCGCGCCACTGCCCCCGCCGCGGGCACGGTGCTCAACGCGCTCGCGAACGGACGAGGCTGCGCCTTCGCGATAGACCTCGAGACGACCGCCGAGGTGACGCTCGACGATTCGGGGACCTTCCGCGGCGAGGTCGCGGAGGCCGCCGACGCGGACACCCGCCTCATCGAGCGCTGCGCCGAACTCGCGGTCGAGCGCTGGGGCGACGACGAGACGACCGGCGCACAGGTCACCACGGAGAGCGAGGTGCCGATGGCTGCCGGGCTCAAATCGTCGAGCGCCGCCGCCAACGCCACCGTCGTGGCCACCTGCGACGCGCTCGGCGTGGACCCGGACCCGACCGACGCCTGTCGCGTTGGCGTGCAGGCCGCCCGCGACACCGGCGTCACGGTCACCGGCGCGTTCGACGACGCCAGCGCCAGCATGCTCGGCGGCGTCACCGTCACCGACAACACGCAGGACGAACTGCTCGCCCGCGAAGAGGTCGACTGGGACGTGCTGGTCTGGTGGCCCGACCAGCAGGCCTTCAGCGCCGACGCCGACGTGGACCGCTGCAAGCGAATCGCGCCGATGGCCGACCTCGTCGCCGAACTCGCCCTCGACGGGCGCTACGGCGAGGCGATGACGGTCAACGGCTTCGCGTTCTGTGGCGCGCTCGGCTTCCCGACCGACCCGATGCTCGAGGCCCTGCCCGACGTGGACGGCGTCTCCCTGTCGGGTACCGGCCCCAGCTACGTCGCGGTGGGCGACCGCGACACGCTCGAATCGCTCGCAGACACCTGGAACGAACGAGACGGAGAAACATGGCTCACGACGACACGACCCAACGGCTGCCAGACGACATGA
- a CDS encoding chorismate mutase, with translation MAHDDTTQRLPDDMNLDELREEIEEIDRDIVELIARRTYVADTIAQVKEEQGLPTTDEAQEQAVMDRAGENAERFEVEANLVKAIFRLLIELNKVEQRHNREIK, from the coding sequence ATGGCTCACGACGACACGACCCAACGGCTGCCAGACGACATGAACCTCGACGAACTCCGTGAGGAGATCGAGGAGATAGACCGCGACATCGTCGAACTCATCGCGAGACGGACGTACGTCGCCGACACCATCGCGCAGGTCAAGGAGGAACAGGGCCTGCCGACCACCGACGAAGCCCAGGAGCAGGCGGTGATGGACCGCGCGGGTGAGAACGCCGAGCGCTTCGAGGTCGAGGCGAACCTCGTGAAGGCCATCTTCCGGCTGCTCATCGAGTTGAACAAGGTGGAACAAAGACATAATAGGGAAATCAAGTGA
- a CDS encoding site-specific integrase, with protein sequence MISGRLGCGTVRTYPKKMNKNPEDKVAEAFGRTSDPLEVYNEEMKQIDVDWYDRYLKTRIPKKDIAGSFAKKYQEAFDQWSEFMQRAYPEREPTLASHHHVEAWIEELTERMNGDSARKLVNRVAEVYEWMQEDSRFPHPDEYNPYELAKKNNEGPLKSPDTREFPKLDIHDLRKQVAGIKHVGERAATVFGVKTGARPGEIGNLRFEDVHVTNADVLNHYNGEGQDHDQMGSHPQLEGRPNAVFIDTKKNRPGNKRKNPTVIPLDDEMRRVLIDWLLIRPDNGSPWVFLTQKGGQMNPSNLQYVWRKHWWPEYQITNDDQKRSISPHWARHWFSSWFRLEARMPEPWVQYMRGDVQSSEVDNTRDAFHRYIHVEYEHIEDEYREKVFSLNL encoded by the coding sequence ATGATATCTGGCAGACTCGGCTGTGGGACCGTAAGAACATACCCCAAGAAAATGAATAAGAATCCAGAAGACAAAGTAGCGGAGGCGTTTGGGCGCACGAGCGACCCATTGGAAGTGTATAATGAGGAAATGAAGCAAATCGATGTGGACTGGTACGACCGGTACCTCAAAACTCGTATCCCAAAAAAGGACATAGCGGGTTCATTCGCGAAGAAATACCAGGAAGCGTTTGACCAATGGAGTGAGTTTATGCAGCGGGCGTATCCCGAGCGCGAGCCCACTCTCGCGAGTCACCATCACGTAGAGGCGTGGATAGAGGAGTTGACCGAGCGGATGAACGGTGACTCGGCACGTAAGCTGGTAAACCGCGTTGCGGAGGTGTACGAGTGGATGCAAGAGGACAGTCGGTTCCCGCACCCCGACGAGTACAATCCGTACGAATTAGCGAAGAAGAATAACGAGGGACCACTTAAAAGCCCGGACACGCGCGAGTTCCCCAAACTCGATATCCATGATCTTCGCAAGCAGGTGGCCGGCATAAAGCACGTTGGTGAGCGGGCTGCGACGGTTTTTGGAGTGAAAACAGGTGCTCGCCCAGGAGAGATCGGGAATCTGCGGTTCGAGGACGTGCACGTCACGAACGCAGACGTTCTGAACCACTACAACGGTGAGGGACAGGACCATGACCAGATGGGTTCCCATCCTCAACTCGAAGGGCGTCCAAATGCTGTATTCATCGACACAAAGAAAAATCGTCCTGGCAACAAGCGAAAGAATCCGACGGTCATTCCGCTAGATGACGAGATGCGCCGCGTTCTCATCGATTGGCTATTGATCAGGCCCGATAATGGGTCACCATGGGTGTTCCTTACGCAGAAAGGTGGGCAAATGAACCCGTCGAATCTACAGTACGTGTGGAGGAAGCATTGGTGGCCTGAGTATCAGATTACGAACGACGATCAGAAGCGGTCAATTAGTCCCCACTGGGCCCGGCACTGGTTCTCATCGTGGTTCAGGTTGGAGGCTCGGATGCCAGAACCCTGGGTGCAATACATGCGGGGTGACGTACAATCGTCTGAAGTCGATAATACCCGAGACGCGTTCCATCGATACATCCACGTAGAATACGAGCATATCGAGGATGAATATCGAGAGAAGGTATTCAGTCTAAATCTCTAA
- a CDS encoding rhomboid family intramembrane serine protease gives MVFLGQEIAAVVLQASIIGVTSYFFLEYPVPAWLLSFFLHKGILHFLANIALIGIIGRVVEQYFSTGAYLQFIAVAAVFSGIGAFLFRAPFTPKPVAAYGASGFGYALATYSFYLPFKGDVSSLNSLKPENLRSNTTPAERFVFLLGVSAIIQITYNLATGPYFTVEWTNGAHLIGGLVGLAIGWTYPPTMSERARRIRLTST, from the coding sequence GTGGTATTCCTTGGCCAGGAGATAGCAGCAGTTGTTTTACAGGCTTCAATTATAGGAGTAACTTCGTACTTTTTCCTTGAATACCCTGTTCCTGCTTGGCTTCTCTCTTTCTTTCTCCATAAGGGGATTCTACATTTCTTAGCCAATATCGCACTAATTGGGATTATAGGCCGAGTTGTTGAACAGTACTTTTCCACCGGTGCCTATCTTCAATTCATAGCGGTAGCTGCTGTTTTCTCAGGTATCGGCGCATTCCTGTTTCGAGCTCCGTTCACTCCTAAACCAGTTGCTGCCTATGGAGCCAGTGGATTCGGGTATGCTCTTGCTACGTACTCGTTCTATCTACCTTTCAAAGGCGATGTTAGTTCATTGAACTCTCTAAAGCCTGAAAATCTGCGGTCTAACACAACACCGGCGGAACGATTTGTATTCCTTCTCGGAGTATCTGCGATTATCCAGATTACATACAACCTTGCGACTGGTCCATACTTTACAGTAGAGTGGACCAATGGAGCGCATTTGATTGGAGGGTTAGTTGGATTGGCGATTGGATGGACCTATCCGCCAACCATGTCTGAGAGGGCAAGGCGAATCCGACTAACATCAACTTGA